One window of the Podospora pseudocomata strain CBS 415.72m chromosome 7, whole genome shotgun sequence genome contains the following:
- a CDS encoding hypothetical protein (EggNog:ENOG503NV07; COG:C): MNLNDIHISVPKYQEMAPHSPTTSNNGGVSERTSTLSQPQFLFINGKYIPSSDNETFPVRNPITGSVLYNCASASKADYETAIENAHSAYQTWSQTGPSARRRIFLKAADIMESYITGDAPEFMSQEVSATMHWVKINVFATAGLFRETASLATQIRGEIVPADRPGTTIWVERQPVGVVFAISPWNAPINLTARAIAVPLLCGNTVVLKPSEFSPKSQDLAIRALTAAGLPPGCVNVLPTSAERTPEVTELAVKHPKVLRINFTGSDRVGRIIAGWAATCLKQCVLELGGKAPVIVFEDANIDDAVEAVVFGALAFSGQVCMSTERVILHKSISREFIEKLLKKVETIKTGNHLEDPAVSISGLFTSAHAKRVMSLVKSAVDGGAKLLAGDLQVTGPRGTIIRPHILEHVSTNMDIAHVETFGPVMLLSEFETDDEAVASANDSDFSLCGSVFSKDTMRALDISKRLRLGACHINGPSLYVESTLPQGGTGGGSGYGRFGGMAGVEAFTEKKIITVVKPGLKLPL; this comes from the exons AGCCTCAGTTTCTTTTCATCAACGGCAAATACATCCCCAGCTCAGACAATGAAACTTTCCCAGTCAGAAACCCAATAACGGGCAGCGTCCTCTACAACTGTGCTTCTGCTTCGAAGGCTGATTACGAAACCGCCATCGAGAATGCACACTCGGCCTACCAGACGTGGTCACAGACAGGGCCTTCAGCAAGGAGACGCATCTTCCTCAAGGCGGCCGACATTATGGAATCGTACATCACAGGGGACGCTCCAGAGTTCATGTCCCAGGAGGTGTCTGCCACTATGCATTGGGTCAAAATCAACGTCTTTGCCACCGCGGGCCTTTTTCGCGAAACCGCGAGCCTGGCCACTCAAATCAGAGGAGAGATAGTCCCAGCTGACAGGCCCGGAACGACAATTTGGGTGGAAAGGCAGCCGGTGGGCGTGGTGTTTGCGATTTCACCATGGAATGCTCCA ATCAACCTCACCGCAAGAGCAATTGCCGTTCCATTGCTCTGCGGCAATACGGTAGTCCTCAAACCATCCGAGTTCAGCCCAAAAAGTCAGGATTTGGCCATACGGGCGTTGACTGCCGCGGGCCTACCACCAGGATGCGTCAACGTTTTGCCCACGAGCGCGGAACGGACGCCTGAGGTGACCGAATTGGCGGTCAAGCACCCCAAGGTTCTTCGAATCAACTTCACGGGAAGCGACAGAGTGGGGAGGATCATCGCTGGCTGGGCGGCCACCTGCCTAAAACAATGTGTCTTGGAACTCGGCGGCAAGGCCCCTGTTATTGTCTTTGAGGATGCCAACATTGACGATGCGGtcgaggcggtggtgtttggggcCTTGGCTTTTAGTGGACAGGTGTGCATGTCGACTGAGCGAGTGATATTGCACAAGTCAATCAGCAGGGAGTTCATAGAGAAActgctgaagaaggtggaaACCATCAAGACCGGCAATCACTTGGAGGACCCGGCAGTTTCGATATCTGGATTGTTCACGTCGGCTCATGCAAAACGAGTGATGAGCTTGGTCAAGAGTGCGGTAGACGGTGGTGCGAAACTACTTGCTGGTGACCTCCAAGTCACTGGCCCGAGAGGTACCATTATCCGACCTCATATTCTTGAACATGTCAGCACAAATATGGATATTGCACACGTCGAGACATTTGGGCCTGTCATGTTACTGTCCGAGTTCGAAACGGACGACGAGGCGGTGGCCTCAGCAAATGACAGCGACTTTTCTTTATGTGGGAGTGTCTTCTCAAAAGATACAATGAGGGCCTTGGACATCTCCAAGCGGCTCAGGTTAGGGGCATGTCACATCAACGGGCCGAGCTTATATGTGGAATCCACGCTGCCACAGGGAGGGACAGGGGGTGGCAGTGGATATGGACGCTTTGGTGGAATGGCTGGAGTCGAGGCATTCACTGAGAAAAAGATAATCACTGTTGTGAAACCGGGCCTGAAATTACCCCTTTGA